The following is a genomic window from Synechococcales cyanobacterium T60_A2020_003.
TCCAGAGATGCACGATCCAGTAACTTACTGCGAGTTGAATCGCGGGATAACATCCAATTAAAAATCGAGCCACGGTGGATCGGAGTCCACCAATCATCAAATCAGGTAATGCCAAGATCAGAAATGGAATCCCCACAGACGTAACGATAAAAAACCAAGTTGGGAACGGCGTCCAACGATAAATCGTGTAGAGAGATACACCAATCATGACCAAGATTGGAATCCGCGAGAGCAAGCGCAGCAGCGGAGGCACACTAATATCGGTATCCATGAACAACGCCGTAACGTTGAATACCCATAAGTTTAGAAGCGTCCCCATAGGGATCGCAGAACGCGTCCAGTCCGTCGTTGCAGCGGCCATCTCAAAGTTGCGGTGCACAACCCACGCCCACGGTAAGAAAAGCACGGCAGCGATCGCGATCGCGACTAAGTAAAAAAGTCCGGCCTTCCGATACTGATGATGCTCCCAGGAAAAAGTAGGTGGTAATATCTTTTCCTTTAGAATCAAACCTGCGAGGTATACGCCATGGGCAACAACAGTCAGACCAAATAGCGGCTGAGTGTAAAAACCGACCGTAGTCGTGCCCGCATATAGCCCCCAATCGTTCCATCGTCGGGTTCGGATGCTTCGAAGTAACAGCCAACTGACTGCAATCGTTGTGGCAGTCATAAGACTGTACTGCCGCGCGGTCTGAGCAAACAAAATATCCAATGGAGAGAGTGCTAACAGCACCGTCGCCATCAGTGCAACCGCAGAACTCGCAAACAGTTCAAGACCCAAGGCGTACATGAGCGGCAGCGAAAACAGGCTGATCACAGCAGGCAGCATTCGGTCTGCGGTGATTGAACTACCAAACAGCACCATCCATACTCGAGCCATGACAAAATACGGAGGCGGATGTTGTGGATCTTCCACTGCTAGCCCTCGTACCGTATCCCAAACGGTACTATTGGGCTTGATGCTTTGAAATTGGCGAATTTCAGAAGCCCTAAAGGTCTGATTTTGGAACAAGGTATCCTGCACCTCAGCACTCAAGTAGCCTGCTGCACGAAAGTTGGTATACACCTCGTCATGCCAGAGAATCTTGCCATCCA
Proteins encoded in this region:
- a CDS encoding glycosyltransferase family 39 protein, which gives rise to MQALKQVRSRWNQLGGLQQAAVVLIAVGIFFRLANLDGKILWHDEVYTNFRAAGYLSAEVQDTLFQNQTFRASEIRQFQSIKPNSTVWDTVRGLAVEDPQHPPPYFVMARVWMVLFGSSITADRMLPAVISLFSLPLMYALGLELFASSAVALMATVLLALSPLDILFAQTARQYSLMTATTIAVSWLLLRSIRTRRWNDWGLYAGTTTVGFYTQPLFGLTVVAHGVYLAGLILKEKILPPTFSWEHHQYRKAGLFYLVAIAIAAVLFLPWAWVVHRNFEMAAATTDWTRSAIPMGTLLNLWVFNVTALFMDTDISVPPLLRLLSRIPILVMIGVSLYTIYRWTPFPTWFFIVTSVGIPFLILALPDLMIGGLRSTVARFLIGCYPAIQLAVSYWIVHLWKQRQVWWRRMVLPMLVVVSVASCTISLFAETWWTKFPNYYNAAIADYIATTEKSVVISDRGDEHINGANLVSLSFSLPEETPFYLMRQPSDFALLPLQGWDDATLFVYRPSSELIDAVPEPWQIIPVNPVWNLWTLSPRKS